The following proteins are co-located in the Frigidibacter mobilis genome:
- a CDS encoding thiolase, which yields MTTELRGKSAIVGTGHAGFGEAHGLTAYDVMAQSALAALGDAGLKLSDVDGLFCTMMEDSMPALMAAEYLGIQPRFIDGTMSGGSSFVNYLTSATTALDAGLCDVALIVYGSNQRTASGRLVTASRPPAYEAPYNPRYPISAYAMAAARHMHEYGTTREQLADVAVAARAWAQRNPEAFERGPLTREDVLGARMVGDPLTVRDCCLVTDGGGAIVMVRANRARDFPKAPVYVLGSAAASSHRQISQMKDFTVTAARDSGARAFAAAGVTPADIQAVELYDAFTINTILFLEDLGFCAKGEGGAFVEGGRIAPGGVLPVNTNGGGLSCVHPGMYGIFTVIEAARQIRGDAPGIQLKDIDLALAHGNGGVLSSQVTAILGSQNTL from the coding sequence ATGACCACAGAACTTCGGGGGAAATCCGCCATCGTGGGAACCGGTCATGCCGGTTTCGGAGAAGCCCATGGCCTGACGGCCTATGATGTCATGGCGCAATCTGCGCTTGCGGCGCTTGGCGATGCCGGGCTGAAACTGTCCGACGTCGACGGGCTGTTTTGCACCATGATGGAAGACAGCATGCCGGCGCTTATGGCGGCGGAGTATCTGGGCATCCAGCCCCGCTTCATTGATGGCACGATGTCGGGCGGTTCGTCCTTCGTAAACTACCTGACGTCCGCGACCACGGCGCTGGACGCCGGTCTGTGTGATGTCGCGCTGATTGTTTATGGCTCCAACCAGCGCACCGCGTCGGGCAGACTGGTGACCGCTTCACGTCCGCCGGCCTACGAGGCGCCGTATAATCCGCGCTATCCGATCTCGGCCTATGCGATGGCGGCGGCGCGGCACATGCATGAATATGGCACCACCCGCGAACAGCTGGCCGACGTGGCCGTTGCCGCGCGGGCCTGGGCGCAGCGCAACCCCGAAGCGTTCGAGCGCGGCCCGCTTACCCGCGAGGACGTGTTGGGTGCGCGCATGGTGGGCGATCCATTGACCGTGCGCGACTGTTGTCTTGTCACCGACGGTGGCGGCGCGATCGTAATGGTCCGCGCGAACCGCGCCCGGGATTTCCCGAAGGCGCCTGTCTATGTGCTGGGCAGTGCGGCGGCAAGCTCGCACCGGCAGATTTCCCAGATGAAGGATTTCACCGTGACCGCGGCCCGCGACTCGGGCGCGCGCGCCTTTGCGGCGGCCGGAGTGACCCCTGCGGATATCCAGGCGGTCGAGCTCTATGATGCCTTCACCATCAACACGATTTTGTTTCTCGAAGATCTTGGGTTCTGCGCGAAGGGCGAGGGAGGGGCCTTTGTCGAGGGCGGACGCATCGCGCCTGGCGGCGTCTTGCCGGTGAACACGAATGGCGGCGGCCTGTCCTGTGTGCACCCCGGGATGTACGGCATCTTCACAGTGATCGAGGCTGCCCGTCAGATCCGTGGCGACGCGCCGGGCATTCAGTTGAAGGATATTGATCTGGCGCTGGCGCATGGCAACGGCGGTGTGCTGTCCAGTCAGGTCACGGCCATACTTGGATCGCAAAACACGCTCTGA
- a CDS encoding MaoC/PaaZ C-terminal domain-containing protein: protein MPLDFDALLNWDFEEIEQTLTERDTILYALGLGFGEDPTDKKELAYVYEDGLKAVPSMAVILGYPGFWLRDPKTGVNWQKVLHGEQWLDIYKPLPTHGRIVGRSKIDFIADKGEGKGAVIYQSRDIIDADSGEKLARVAMSAFCRGDGGFGGENQAGPAPAVLPDRAPDHVCDIDTLPRQALIYRLSGDFNPLHADPDVARSVGFDRPILHGLATYGLAARAILKTLLDYDSARLVGLDVRFSAPVYPGETVRFEIWEEDGKARFRASIPARDVVVLNNGAARFA, encoded by the coding sequence ATGCCATTGGATTTCGATGCACTGTTGAACTGGGACTTTGAGGAAATCGAACAGACGCTGACCGAGCGGGATACCATCCTATATGCACTCGGCCTTGGGTTCGGCGAGGATCCGACCGACAAAAAGGAGCTGGCCTATGTATATGAGGACGGGCTCAAGGCAGTTCCCTCGATGGCGGTCATTTTGGGGTATCCTGGCTTCTGGCTGCGCGATCCCAAGACCGGCGTAAACTGGCAGAAAGTGCTGCACGGAGAACAGTGGCTCGACATCTACAAGCCGCTGCCGACACATGGCCGGATTGTCGGCCGCAGCAAGATCGACTTCATCGCCGACAAGGGCGAGGGCAAGGGAGCCGTCATTTACCAAAGCCGCGATATTATCGACGCGGACAGCGGTGAAAAACTGGCGCGCGTGGCGATGTCGGCTTTCTGTCGCGGCGATGGGGGTTTTGGCGGTGAAAACCAGGCGGGCCCGGCACCCGCAGTGCTGCCTGATCGGGCGCCTGATCATGTATGTGATATCGATACCCTGCCGCGCCAAGCCCTTATTTATCGTCTCAGCGGTGATTTCAATCCGCTTCATGCTGACCCGGATGTCGCCCGTTCTGTCGGGTTTGACCGCCCGATCCTGCATGGTCTGGCGACCTATGGGCTGGCGGCCCGGGCGATTCTCAAGACGTTGCTGGACTATGATTCTGCCCGGCTTGTCGGTCTGGATGTTCGGTTCTCGGCGCCGGTCTATCCCGGCGAAACCGTGCGGTTCGAAATTTGGGAAGAGGACGGCAAGGCTCGGTTTCGAGCGTCTATTCCGGCACGCGACGTGGTTGTTCTGAACAACGGCGCGGCGCGCTTTGCCTGA
- a CDS encoding CaiB/BaiF CoA transferase family protein → MAQPLKDILVLDFSTLLPGPMATLMLSEAGAEVIKFERPGVGEDARQTEPKIDGESIGFAVLNHSKRSVAIDLKSRGAVERLRPLIERADVLVEQFRPGVMDRLGLGYEAVRKINPGLIYCSITGYGQTGPKASAAGHDLNYVGDAGILSLSRGPDDQPTAPFGLVADIGGGTYPAVMNILLALIARQASGQGTHLDIAMAEGAFAFAYWAHAEGVIAGQKIESGGSRLTGGLARYRLYTAADGRQIAVGALEEKFWQSFCDVIGLPVALRDDWSDPNACAAEVARLLREQPSTHWEPLLAAADCCCSVVKTPAEAARDPHFKARDVFGRTVKISGRDAPALPLPIAPEFRSSGSSVGVAATLGEDNARYGVDVPKTE, encoded by the coding sequence ATGGCTCAACCGCTCAAGGATATCCTGGTGCTGGATTTCAGCACACTTCTTCCCGGTCCGATGGCGACGCTCATGCTGTCCGAGGCCGGCGCCGAAGTGATCAAGTTCGAGCGTCCCGGAGTCGGCGAGGACGCGCGCCAAACCGAGCCCAAGATCGACGGAGAGAGCATCGGATTTGCCGTGTTGAACCACAGCAAGCGATCGGTGGCCATCGACCTCAAGTCAAGGGGCGCAGTGGAACGTCTGCGCCCCTTGATCGAGAGGGCCGATGTCCTGGTAGAGCAGTTCCGTCCCGGCGTGATGGACCGGCTGGGGCTTGGTTATGAAGCGGTGCGAAAGATCAATCCCGGTCTCATCTATTGTTCGATCACCGGCTATGGCCAGACCGGACCAAAGGCCAGCGCCGCCGGCCACGATCTCAACTACGTCGGTGATGCGGGTATCCTGTCGCTCAGTCGCGGACCGGATGACCAGCCAACTGCCCCGTTCGGGCTGGTCGCCGATATCGGAGGCGGAACCTATCCTGCGGTGATGAATATCCTGCTGGCCCTGATTGCGCGGCAGGCAAGCGGGCAGGGGACGCATCTGGATATCGCAATGGCCGAGGGGGCGTTCGCCTTTGCCTATTGGGCGCATGCCGAAGGTGTGATCGCCGGGCAGAAAATCGAAAGCGGCGGCAGCCGCCTGACGGGTGGCCTGGCCCGGTATCGGCTTTATACGGCTGCGGACGGGCGTCAGATCGCCGTCGGCGCGCTGGAAGAAAAGTTCTGGCAGTCGTTCTGCGATGTCATTGGTTTGCCGGTGGCGCTTCGCGATGACTGGTCCGATCCGAATGCCTGTGCCGCGGAGGTTGCGCGTCTGCTGCGAGAGCAGCCCTCGACTCATTGGGAGCCTTTGCTGGCTGCGGCCGATTGCTGCTGTTCGGTCGTGAAAACGCCCGCCGAGGCGGCGCGTGACCCGCATTTCAAAGCGCGTGACGTGTTCGGGCGGACCGTAAAAATCTCCGGCCGGGACGCGCCCGCCTTGCCGCTGCCAATTGCGCCGGAGTTCCGTTCTTCGGGAAGTTCGGTCGGAGTTGCAGCCACTTTGGGCGAAGACAATGCTCGTTATGGCGTGGACGTGCCGAAGACAGAGTAA
- a CDS encoding transglutaminase-like domain-containing protein, producing MDKSDHDLPAEAERYVMPARFVESDSLEVQGFVRSALRDLPVGATNRDKAIRLFEAVRDDIRYDPYCFALDEDSYRASRIAGAEAAFCVPKAILLAACLRAVGIPAALGFADVRNHLNTPKLQELMGTDLFIYHGYVQLWLGNEAYKVTPAFNMELCERFGVKPLVFDGYHDALFHEFDEQNHRHMEYVNDRGLYFDAPMGNS from the coding sequence ATGGACAAGTCCGACCATGACCTGCCGGCTGAAGCCGAGCGTTATGTCATGCCAGCGCGCTTTGTGGAAAGTGATAGCCTGGAAGTGCAGGGTTTCGTGAGATCGGCTTTGCGTGATCTTCCTGTGGGCGCAACCAATCGAGACAAGGCGATCCGCCTGTTCGAAGCGGTGCGCGACGATATCCGCTATGATCCTTATTGTTTCGCGCTGGATGAGGACTCTTACCGTGCCAGTCGTATCGCTGGGGCGGAAGCCGCGTTTTGCGTTCCCAAGGCAATTCTGCTGGCGGCTTGTCTGCGTGCTGTGGGTATCCCCGCCGCTCTGGGGTTCGCTGATGTGCGCAACCACCTGAATACACCCAAGTTGCAGGAGTTGATGGGGACCGATCTCTTTATCTACCACGGCTATGTTCAACTGTGGTTGGGGAATGAGGCCTACAAGGTGACACCTGCATTCAACATGGAACTGTGTGAAAGATTCGGAGTCAAACCCTTGGTCTTCGACGGCTATCACGACGCGCTCTTTCACGAGTTCGACGAACAGAATCACCGGCACATGGAATATGTGAACGACCGTGGGCTCTATTTCGACGCGCCGATGGGGAATTCCTGA
- a CDS encoding MaoC family dehydratase, which produces MRYLDDFSPGQVYRFRSAPMSADSIKAFAEEWDPQRLHTDEDYATTIHGSLIASGFQTLLEVFKPVMTEMMVDVANIGGMGFDNLRWLRPVRPDEPLDVELTVNAVTPSKSKPDRGVLHYTLSAKNPEGEVVFSTDSPVMIQRKQNDTD; this is translated from the coding sequence TTGAGGTATCTGGACGACTTCTCGCCGGGCCAAGTCTATCGTTTTCGCAGCGCCCCGATGAGCGCGGATTCGATAAAGGCGTTTGCCGAGGAATGGGATCCGCAGCGGCTGCACACCGACGAAGACTATGCAACCACCATTCATGGTAGCCTGATCGCCTCGGGCTTTCAGACGTTGCTGGAGGTGTTCAAACCCGTCATGACCGAAATGATGGTCGATGTCGCAAATATCGGCGGCATGGGCTTTGACAATTTGCGCTGGCTGCGGCCTGTGCGCCCCGACGAACCCCTTGATGTCGAACTGACGGTCAACGCGGTCACGCCGTCAAAAAGCAAGCCCGACAGAGGTGTTTTGCACTATACGCTTAGCGCCAAAAACCCCGAGGGCGAGGTCGTTTTCTCGACCGACAGCCCCGTGATGATCCAGCGAAAACAAAATGACACAGACTGA
- a CDS encoding acyl-CoA dehydrogenase family protein codes for MTQTDIPSSEQEDLRLLRESARTLFERAGGSDRARKLRDAGGGFDPEMVRELAEAGVFGVAVPEGQGGLGMGLAAAGVIAEEVGRVIAPEPVVLTIGLSLGLLRRLCPDHPKMAQLIGGEILLAVAWQERGLGGAPADAACRYTDGRLTGSKAWVVGATGSQGFLVVTEQDDGPVLVLAEAGADGLVIDKRAQADGSSLGELSFSGTPAVELARGDAVQAALAEAVADTTALAAAELVGLSERAFEITLDYIKTREQFDKPIGSFQVIQHRAVDLNVMCEVAQAGVREALAQMDSETEPKVRAPIASRAKARAVTAAKKITRDAIQLHGAVGYTDEFDIGLYLNRALVLSAWLGDEAYHRRIWFEAREAEGAAQ; via the coding sequence ATGACACAGACTGATATCCCTTCCAGCGAACAAGAAGACCTTCGCCTGTTGCGCGAGAGCGCGCGCACGTTGTTTGAACGGGCGGGCGGAAGTGACAGAGCCCGAAAACTCCGTGATGCCGGGGGCGGTTTCGATCCGGAGATGGTCCGGGAACTGGCCGAGGCCGGTGTTTTCGGCGTGGCGGTGCCCGAAGGACAGGGGGGGCTTGGCATGGGCCTGGCCGCTGCCGGCGTCATCGCCGAAGAGGTCGGCCGCGTGATTGCACCGGAACCGGTCGTTTTGACGATCGGTCTAAGCCTCGGTCTTCTGCGCCGCCTTTGTCCGGATCATCCGAAGATGGCGCAACTTATCGGCGGCGAAATTTTACTGGCGGTTGCCTGGCAGGAACGCGGCCTGGGCGGGGCGCCTGCCGATGCGGCCTGCCGATACACGGACGGGCGGCTGACCGGAAGCAAGGCTTGGGTCGTCGGTGCGACCGGATCGCAAGGGTTCCTTGTCGTGACCGAACAAGATGATGGACCGGTTCTCGTCTTGGCGGAGGCAGGCGCGGACGGCCTTGTTATCGACAAGCGGGCGCAGGCCGACGGCAGCTCCCTGGGCGAGCTTTCTTTTTCGGGAACGCCGGCCGTGGAACTGGCCCGCGGCGATGCGGTTCAGGCCGCGCTTGCCGAGGCTGTCGCCGATACAACCGCGCTTGCCGCGGCCGAACTTGTCGGCCTGAGCGAACGCGCCTTCGAGATCACGCTCGATTACATCAAGACGCGGGAACAGTTCGACAAGCCGATCGGGTCTTTTCAGGTCATCCAGCACCGTGCCGTGGACCTCAACGTGATGTGCGAGGTGGCGCAAGCCGGAGTGCGCGAGGCGCTCGCGCAGATGGACAGCGAAACCGAACCGAAGGTTCGGGCCCCGATTGCCAGCCGCGCCAAGGCGCGCGCAGTCACGGCCGCCAAGAAAATCACCCGCGATGCGATCCAGTTGCACGGGGCCGTCGGTTACACGGATGAGTTCGATATCGGACTCTACCTGAACCGGGCGCTGGTGCTGTCGGCCTGGTTGGGCGACGAGGCCTATCACAGGCGGATTTGGTTCGAGGCGCGCGAAGCAGAGGGGGCAGCACAATGA
- a CDS encoding acyl-CoA dehydrogenase family protein, with the protein MTDWNAISDAEFRKEVRQFFEAEYPEELRHLPHRPKFAEIEHWHRKLHAKGWVAPAWPAEFGGMGLNAANRHSPSGLPLDFKIA; encoded by the coding sequence ATGACCGACTGGAATGCAATTAGCGATGCGGAATTCCGCAAAGAAGTGCGCCAGTTCTTCGAAGCGGAATATCCCGAGGAGCTGCGTCATCTGCCGCACCGCCCGAAGTTCGCCGAGATCGAACATTGGCACCGCAAGCTTCACGCCAAGGGCTGGGTTGCGCCAGCTTGGCCCGCTGAATTCGGCGGTATGGGCCTAAACGCTGCTAACCGACATTCCCCAAGTGGCCTGCCGCTTGACTTCAAGATCGCCTGA
- a CDS encoding IS1380-like element ISPme1 family transposase: MDHLEGAGLARGDRVDFDRRVRLEFRGAQISSDGGLLVMRELDDVLGLSNLASEALRDSRTGKNTLHRLDGLFRQSVFGRLAGYEDVNDADRLALDPVMRQVVGGRAVEAQAASASQMGRFETETLALAANRAALADLNGQWIDRFHDRNGLKYIVLDMDSSVSPTHGDQEGAAWNGHFDCTCYHPIFLFNQFGMLERCALRNGNVHSADGWRDVLDPVIARYAGRDLGGRFFRADAAYAIPAIYMRLEEARFFYAIRLPANAVLREKIAHRLTRPVGRPSLTKVKRFFEDFEYQAASWDKPRRVIAKIEWHPGELFPKVGFIVTNLPMEPDWVVRFYNQRGTAEQHIKEGKYAFRWTRLSCRKFRHNEVRLQLHALAYNLATFLRCIELPEAMADWSLTSLQLKLIKIGARVVRHARAITFQLAEVAVTGPMVRAVLAAIRRLRTPPSCA; encoded by the coding sequence ATGGATCACCTGGAGGGTGCGGGCTTGGCGCGGGGAGATCGGGTTGATTTCGACCGCCGTGTGCGTCTGGAGTTCCGTGGTGCGCAGATCAGTTCAGACGGTGGCCTGCTGGTGATGCGCGAGCTTGATGACGTGCTCGGCCTGTCCAATCTGGCGTCGGAGGCGCTGCGAGACAGCCGCACCGGGAAGAACACGCTCCATCGGCTTGACGGATTGTTCCGGCAATCGGTGTTCGGACGACTGGCCGGATACGAGGATGTGAACGATGCCGACCGCTTGGCCCTCGATCCCGTGATGCGTCAGGTCGTTGGCGGCAGGGCCGTCGAGGCGCAAGCTGCTTCGGCATCGCAGATGGGACGGTTCGAGACCGAGACGCTGGCTCTGGCCGCGAACCGGGCGGCGCTGGCCGATCTGAACGGCCAATGGATCGACCGGTTTCATGACCGCAACGGGTTGAAATACATCGTGCTGGACATGGACAGCTCGGTCAGCCCCACCCACGGCGATCAGGAAGGTGCTGCCTGGAACGGGCATTTCGACTGCACCTGCTATCACCCCATCTTCTTGTTCAACCAGTTTGGCATGCTGGAGCGCTGCGCCCTGCGTAACGGCAATGTCCACAGCGCCGATGGCTGGCGGGATGTCCTTGATCCCGTCATTGCCCGATATGCTGGCCGCGACCTTGGTGGACGCTTCTTCCGGGCCGACGCTGCCTACGCGATCCCCGCGATCTATATGCGGCTGGAAGAAGCCAGGTTCTTCTACGCCATCCGTCTGCCCGCCAACGCCGTCTTGCGCGAGAAGATCGCGCATCGGCTGACACGGCCCGTGGGACGGCCTTCGCTGACCAAGGTCAAACGGTTCTTCGAGGACTTCGAGTATCAGGCGGCGTCCTGGGACAAGCCGCGCCGCGTCATCGCCAAGATCGAATGGCATCCGGGCGAGCTGTTCCCCAAAGTCGGCTTCATCGTCACCAACCTGCCGATGGAGCCAGACTGGGTGGTGAGGTTCTACAACCAGCGCGGCACCGCAGAGCAGCACATCAAGGAAGGCAAATATGCCTTTCGCTGGACGCGGCTGTCATGCCGGAAGTTCCGGCACAACGAGGTGCGGCTGCAACTGCACGCGCTGGCCTACAACCTGGCAACCTTCCTGCGCTGCATCGAACTGCCCGAGGCCATGGCGGACTGGTCGTTGACCAGCCTGCAACTCAAGCTGATCAAGATCGGCGCCCGCGTCGTCCGCCACGCCCGCGCCATTACCTTCCAGTTGGCCGAGGTCGCCGTCACCGGCCCGATGGTGCGGGCCGTCCTTGCCGCCATCCGCCGTCTTCGAACGCCTCCGTCATGCGCATGA
- a CDS encoding acyl-CoA dehydrogenase family protein yields the protein MKRAPRSRQRHDLYAKYHDYDSEISDLLGECGAKLLIFYEEQQRWGVNRGRDMGVQMVGPLIIKFGTQEQKDYWLPRILSCEDIWCQGYSEPGAGSDLANLRTRAEIDGGDFVINGQKIWTTMAHDATHIFMLVRTDPDAPKKQQGISFLLAPMDQPGVDVRTITTLSGETEFCEVFFDNARTSRENLVGELNKGWTMAKALLSFERIFIGSPSLAQNALGQLESFARSRGVFDDPVFRDRFAQAALDVEDHAALYARFADQLKRGETLGADVSMLKIWVTECFQRITELMIEAAGPDGGSIGPLQVGNVSVDVLSSFYKARPTTIYGGSNEIQRNILSKAVLGLPG from the coding sequence ATGAAACGCGCCCCTCGCAGCCGTCAACGCCATGATTTATATGCGAAATATCACGATTACGACAGCGAAATCAGCGACTTACTTGGAGAATGTGGGGCTAAGCTTCTGATCTTTTATGAAGAGCAGCAGCGCTGGGGCGTCAATCGCGGTCGCGACATGGGCGTGCAGATGGTCGGTCCCCTGATCATCAAATTCGGCACCCAGGAACAAAAAGACTACTGGCTGCCGCGTATCCTGAGTTGCGAAGACATCTGGTGCCAGGGATACTCGGAACCCGGCGCCGGGTCTGATCTGGCGAACCTGCGCACACGCGCAGAGATTGACGGGGGCGACTTTGTCATCAACGGACAGAAGATCTGGACCACGATGGCGCATGACGCTACGCACATTTTCATGCTGGTGCGCACCGATCCGGATGCGCCCAAGAAACAACAAGGCATCAGTTTCCTGCTCGCTCCGATGGATCAGCCCGGAGTCGATGTGCGCACCATCACGACCCTGTCGGGCGAGACCGAGTTTTGCGAGGTCTTCTTTGACAATGCACGGACGTCCCGCGAGAACCTCGTGGGCGAGCTGAACAAGGGTTGGACGATGGCCAAGGCGCTCTTGAGCTTCGAACGCATTTTCATCGGTTCGCCAAGTCTGGCCCAGAACGCTCTGGGACAGCTTGAAAGCTTTGCCCGTAGCCGTGGCGTGTTTGACGATCCGGTGTTCCGTGACCGCTTCGCCCAGGCGGCACTGGATGTGGAAGATCATGCCGCGCTTTATGCCCGTTTTGCAGATCAGCTCAAACGTGGCGAGACGCTGGGTGCGGATGTGTCCATGCTGAAGATCTGGGTGACTGAGTGCTTCCAGCGCATCACCGAGCTGATGATCGAAGCAGCCGGTCCCGATGGCGGCTCCATCGGGCCGCTTCAGGTTGGCAATGTTAGCGTCGACGTTTTGTCGAGCTTCTACAAGGCCAGACCTACCACGATCTACGGTGGATCGAACGAAATCCAAAGAAACATCCTGTCCAAGGCCGTCCTGGGACTGCCTGGCTGA